Proteins encoded within one genomic window of Salipaludibacillus agaradhaerens:
- a CDS encoding aspartate kinase, which translates to MKVVKFGGSSLASGVQFNKVANIILSDSERKIVVVSAPGKRYSDDIKTTDLLITLAQAIIEDGDGKKVLEAVLQRFADIVSDLTLDNTLLTNIDQELGKLISQYKNDAPRLMDALMASGENQNAKLMAAYLSKRGKEATYVSPEEAGLLVTDDPGNARILPEAYEKLRKLKQMSGILVIPGFFGVSKQGHIVTFPRGGSDITGSIVAAGVEAEVYENFTDVDSVYSVNPQLVNSPKEMKEITYREMRELAYSGFSVFHDEALQPVVTKKIPVCVKNTNHPEAEGTRIVAERSQNGCPVVGIASDKGFLSINITKYLMNKEVGFGRHLLEILEDECISFEHTPSGIDNISIILRDHQLRNGKEERILERIRTELKVEDVQVERDLAMVMVVGEGMCRTVGIASKATEALAEAGVNIKMINQGSSEVSMMFGVDAKHADLAVQSLYYKYFTPVNHI; encoded by the coding sequence ATGAAGGTCGTAAAATTCGGTGGAAGCTCACTTGCGAGCGGCGTACAATTTAATAAAGTAGCAAACATTATTTTATCTGATTCAGAACGAAAAATTGTTGTCGTGTCAGCTCCGGGGAAGCGTTATTCTGATGACATAAAAACAACGGATTTATTAATTACACTGGCTCAAGCGATTATTGAAGATGGCGATGGAAAGAAAGTTTTAGAGGCAGTGCTTCAACGTTTTGCAGATATTGTATCAGATTTAACTTTAGATAACACGTTACTGACCAATATAGACCAAGAACTCGGAAAGTTAATCTCCCAGTATAAAAATGATGCTCCTAGACTTATGGACGCTCTTATGGCAAGTGGAGAAAACCAAAATGCCAAGCTCATGGCTGCTTATTTGTCGAAGCGGGGAAAAGAAGCGACATATGTGTCGCCAGAGGAAGCTGGTTTACTTGTAACTGATGATCCTGGAAATGCTCGTATTTTGCCTGAGGCTTATGAGAAGTTGAGGAAGCTTAAACAGATGAGCGGTATTTTAGTTATTCCTGGGTTTTTCGGTGTTTCAAAGCAGGGACATATTGTGACATTTCCGCGAGGGGGCTCCGATATTACCGGCTCGATTGTAGCTGCTGGTGTGGAAGCGGAAGTATATGAAAATTTTACTGACGTTGATTCCGTTTATTCTGTTAATCCGCAACTTGTTAATTCCCCTAAAGAAATGAAGGAAATTACGTACCGTGAAATGCGGGAGCTTGCTTATTCCGGCTTTTCTGTTTTTCATGATGAAGCATTACAGCCTGTCGTAACAAAGAAAATACCAGTCTGTGTTAAAAATACGAACCACCCTGAAGCTGAGGGGACTAGGATTGTGGCTGAACGTTCACAAAATGGCTGTCCAGTTGTAGGAATTGCCAGTGATAAAGGTTTTCTCAGTATTAATATCACTAAGTATTTAATGAACAAAGAAGTGGGCTTTGGTCGTCATCTATTAGAAATATTAGAAGATGAATGTATTTCCTTCGAGCATACGCCCTCAGGAATTGATAATATATCGATTATTTTACGGGACCATCAGCTTCGTAATGGTAAAGAAGAGAGAATCCTTGAACGAATCCGTACCGAGCTAAAGGTTGAAGATGTTCAAGTAGAACGGGATCTCGCCATGGTGATGGTGGTAGGAGAAGGCATGTGTCGTACTGTAGGGATTGCCTCAAAAGCAACTGAGGCCCTCGCTGAGGCAGGTGTGAATATTAAGATGATTAACCAAGGCTCTTCCGAGGTGAGTATGATGTTCGGGGTGGATGCGAAGCATGCGGACTTAGCTGTTCAAAGCCTATACTATAAATACTTTACCCCTGTTAATCACATATAA